One stretch of Equus przewalskii isolate Varuska chromosome 9, EquPr2, whole genome shotgun sequence DNA includes these proteins:
- the LOC103547821 gene encoding vomeronasal type-1 receptor 4-like has product MNLWAPRNDCSHNLKENMQNDTIESSKMTIAIIALSQTVIGTLGNFCLLCHYLLHGHTESRLRATDLILKHLTISNSLIILSAGVPHTVAAFGLKHFLNYFGCRFLLYVERVGRSVSIGTTCLLSVFQTIVISPMSSCWKHLKIKAPKYIGFSISLCWIIYMVVNLIFLVSELYMSSKWSRKNIVKKRDFGYCFATDQGKISGSVYVALIVFPEVSFTVVIIWTSGSMVFTLHRHKQRVKHIHRNHVSHRSSPESRASQSIFILMITFVSFQTLSSTVHLCIALIDHPNWWLVNTARLISVCFPTVSPFLLMSRNSTVSRLSFARRRNTKFANVIRKMEMVDFGTMFSYLFTNPT; this is encoded by the coding sequence ATGAATCTTTGGGCTCCGAGGAATGACTGTTCCCACAACTTGAAGGAAAACATGCAGAATGACACAATAGAATCCAGTAAGATGACAATAGCAATAATCGCCTTGTCACAGACTGTAATTGGAACACTGGGCAACTTCTGTCTGCTTTGCCATTACCTCCTGCACGGCCACACTGAAAGCAGGTTGAGGGCCACAGATCTGATTCTCAAGCACCTGACTATATCTAACTCCTTGATCATTCTCTCTGCAGGAGTCCCCCACACAGTGGCAGCTTTTGGgctgaaacattttttaaattattttggatgCAGATTTCTTTTGTATGTTGAGAGAGTGGGCAGGAGTGTATCCATTGGCACCACTTGCCTCTTGAGTGTGTTCCAGACCATCGTGATCAGCCCCATGAGCTCCTGTTGGAAGCATCTTAAAATCAAAGCCCCAAAGTACATTGGGTTTTCAATCTCCCTTTGCTGGATCATTTACATggttgtaaatttaatttttctggtgTCAGAGTTGTACATGTCTAGCAAATGGAGCAGGAAAAACATtgtaaagaaaagagattttGGATACTGTTTTGCTACTGACCAGGGGAAAATCAGTGGCTCAGTATATGTAGCATTAATAGTATTCCCTGAAGTTTCCTTTACTGTGGTCATAATCTGGACGAGTGGTTCCATGGTTTTCACCCTGCACAGGCACAAGCAGCGGGTCAAGCACATTCACAGGAATCATGTTTCCCACAGATCCTCCCCTGAGTCTAGAGCCTCGCAAAGCATCTTCATTCTGATGATCACCTTTGTATCTTTTCAAACCCTCTCCTCCACTGTTCACCTTTGTATTGCTCTCATTGATCATCCCAATTGGTGGTTGGTGAACACTGCTCGCCtaatttctgtgtgttttccaACTGTCAGCCCCTTTCTGCTCATGAGCCGTAACTCCACTGTATCTAGGCTCAGCTTTGCAcggagaagaaatacaaaatttgctaatgtaatcagaaaaatggaaatggtaGATTTTGGCACCATGTTCAGTTATTTATTCACTAATCCTACTTGA
- the LOC103547812 gene encoding vomeronasal type-1 receptor 4-like, giving the protein MYLLAQRNDCSYNLKENMLNDRTESSNMTIGIIGLSQTVMGILGNFCLLYHYLLHGHTKGRLRATDLILKHLTISNSLIILSEGVPQTVVAFGLKHFLNYFGCKLLMYVQRVGRSVSICMTCLLSVFQTIMISPMNSCWKDLKLKAPKYIGFSVSLCWILYMVVNVIVPMYELYMFGKGSVENIVKKRYFEYCSANEQKKINGLIYVALIVFPEVSFTMIIIWTSGSMVFILYRHKQQVQHIHKNNTSHRSSPESRAILSILILVSSFLSFQTLSSTFHLCIALTDHPNLWLVNATHLISVCFPTVSPFLLMSSDSTLSRLCFAWIRNTKFPNLITKI; this is encoded by the coding sequence ATGTATCTTTTGGCTCAGAGGAATGACTGTTCCTATAACTTGAAGGAAAACATGTTGAATGACAGAACAGAATCCAGTAACATGACAATAGGAATAATTGGCTTGTCACAGACTGTAATGGGAATACTGGGCAACTTCTGTCTGCTTTACCATTACCTCCTCCATGGTCACACTAAAGGCAGGTTGAGGGCCACAGATCTGATTCTCAAGCACCTGACTATATCTAACTCCTTGATCATTCTCTCTGAAGGAGTCCCCCAAACAGTCGTGGCATTTGggttgaaacattttttaaattattttgggtGCAAACTTCTTATGTATGTTCAGAGAGTTGGCAGGAGTGTATCCATCTGCATGACTTGCCTCTTGAGTGTGTTCCAGACCATCATGATCAGCCCCATGAACTCCTGTTGGAAGGATCTTAAACTCAAAGCCCCAAAGTACATCGGCTTTTCAGTTTCCCTTTGCTGGATCCTCTACATGGTTGTAAATGTAATTGTTCCAATGTATGAGTTGTACATGTTTGGAAAAGGGAGTGTGGAAAACATtgtaaagaaaagatattttgaatacTGTTCTGCGAATGAGCAGAAGAAAATCAATGGCCTAATATATGTAGCATTAATAGTATTCCCTGAAGTTTCCTTTACCATGATCATAATCTGGACAAGTGGTTCCATGGTTTTCATCCTGTACAGGCACAAGCAGCAGGTCCAACACATTCACAAGAATAACACTTCCCACAGATCCTCCCCTGAGTCTAGAGCCATATTAAGCATTCTTATTCTGGTGAgctcttttctatcttttcagaCCCTCTCCTCCACCTTTCACCTTTGTATTGCTTTAACTGATCATCCCAATTTGTGGTTGGTGAATGCTACTCACCtaatttctgtgtgttttccaACTGTCAGCCCCTTTCTGCTCATGAGTTCTGACTCTACTTTATCTAGGCTCTGCTTTGCATGGATAAGGAACACAAAATTTCCTAATCttatcacaaaaatataa
- the LOC103547814 gene encoding vomeronasal type-1 receptor 4-like — translation MLKDEISSRKWAIAIIFWSQTMVGILGNFSLLYHYLFLSHTECKWRATDLILKHLTLANSLIILSEGVSQTMAAFGLKHFFTDFGCSLLLYVSRVGRGVSIGTTCLLSVFQIIMISPMNSCWKALKVRAPEYVGYSISLCWILYLFVNLIFPMYALYVSSQWSLRNITRTRDFEFCFANDHNIVTGSLYVTLIVFPEVSFSVIIIWTSGSIIFTLYRHKQRVQHIHRKNSTPRSSPEFRATLSIIVLVSTFLSFQSISSIFQLCISLIYNPTSWLVDTASLISVCFPSVSPFLLMSRHSSVSWLCPVWIRNRKSPNLIKKCKLTVLAQCSVFYAFTHLKYQLRI, via the coding sequence atgttgAAAGATGAAATATCCTCCAGGAAGTGGGCAATAGCAATTATCTTCTGGTCACAGACTATGGTAGGAATTCTGggcaatttctctcttctttaccaTTACCTGTTCCTTTCCCACACAGAATGCAAGTGGAGGGCTACAGATTTGATTCTCAAGCACCTGACTCTGGCCAACTCATTGATTATTCTCTCTGAAGGAGTCTCCCAGACAATGGCAGCTTTTGGGCTGAAACACTTTTTCACTGATTTTGGATGCAGTCTTCTTTTGTATGTTTCCAGAGTGGGCAGGGGTGTATCCATTGGCACCACTTGCCTCTTGAGTGTGTTCCAGATCATCATGATCAGCCCCATGAATTCCTGTTGGAAGGCTCTTAAAGTCAGAGCTCCAGAGTACGTTGGCTACTCCATTTCCCTCTGCTGGATCCTCTACTTGtttgtgaatttaatttttcctatGTATGCGTTGTATGTGTCTAGCCAATGGAGCCTGAGGAACATCACAAGGACAAGAGATTTTGAGTTCTGTTTTGCTAATGATCATAACATAGTCACAGGCTCATTATATGTAACATTAATAGTATTCCctgaagtttccttttctgtgatcATAATCTGGACAAGTGGTTCCATCATTTTCACCCTGTACAGGCACAAGCAGCGTGTCCAACATATTCACAGGAAAAATAGTACCCCCAGATCCTCCCCTGAGTTCAGAGCCACCCTAAGCATCATTGTCCTGGTGAGCACTTTTCTATCTTTTCAATCCATCTCTTCCATCTTTCaactttgtatttctctaatttaTAATCCCACTTCGTGGTTGGTGGACACTGCTTCCttaatttctgtgtgttttccCTCTGTCAGCCCCTTTCTGCTCATGAGCCGTCACTCCAGtgtatcctggctctgccctgtgtGGATAAGGAATAGAAAATCTCCTAATCTtatcaaaaaatgtaaattgacTGTTTTGGCACAATGTTCAGTTTTTTATGCATTCACACACTTGAAATATCAACTCAGAATCTAA